In Drosophila nasuta strain 15112-1781.00 chromosome 2R, ASM2355853v1, whole genome shotgun sequence, a single genomic region encodes these proteins:
- the LOC132786856 gene encoding uncharacterized protein LOC132786856 — protein sequence MSQTPCGKCTACPCSTASKKDNRAAEQQRPPPKIDCQCATRRQQSPTAPVQAPLADTITCVRPKPEPVRQVPMEERCTCRIKPDPVQCECPAPAQPPERTAQEERAAAAPPTHQQVICGQQPQSQYHQPPQYTPVAAAQCGHCRAQKKKKEVHHTVKRETWQFQSTNRFYSYTSSQQLVEREITTQVLLLDEATASPIYGSHTYWCCGLWKHNHSRLFLGWQVTTKKHFKSVSIELLGMK from the exons ATGT CTCAAACTCCCTGTGGAAAATGCACGGCATGTCCGTGCTCGACTGCCTCGAAAAAGGATAATCGTGCGGCCGAGCAGCAAAGACCGCCGCCCAAAATTGACTGCCAATGTGCCACTCGCCGCCAACAATCGCCCACAGCCCCAGTTCAAGCGCCACTGGCTGATACCATCACCTGCGTGCGACCAAAACCGGAGCCAGTGCGTCAAGTGCCGATGGAAGAGCGCTGCACATGCCGCATAAAGCCGGACCCGGTGCAGTGTGAATGCCCAGCACCAGCTCAACCACCCGAACGCACTGCGCAGGAGGaaagagcagctgcagctcctcCGACACATCAGCAGGTTATATGCGGGCAACAGCCACAATCGCAATATCATCAACCGCCGCAATACACGCCAGTGGCAGCAGCACAGTGCGGACACTGTCGAGctcagaagaagaaaaaagaagtgCATCATACAGTGAAGAGAGAAACGTGGCAGTTTCAATCCACAAATAGGTTCTACAGCTATACAAGTTCGCAGCAGCTGGTGGAAAGAGAAATTACAACGCAGGTTCTACTGTTAGATGAAGCAACAGCGTCCCCAATATACGGCAGCCACACGTATTGGTGTTGTGGACTCTGGAAGCATAATCATAGCAGGCTTTTTTTAGGATGGCAAgtcacaacaaaaaaacattttaaatctGTTAGCATTGAACTTCTCGGAATGAAATAG
- the LOC132786853 gene encoding protein downstream neighbor of son homolog, whose amino-acid sequence MSGETSLSAKWTRPDDFIKLQRLKQKKKQLAARVSSNNNNNKLIELDENDKCKLLEAKIAQKRKNPFAKSIDGAKKQKIDDPTTTTTGSASLTPPQDCFVRETPTRPQPAKLVLQKFDAQAFAKLLHQQHAAQADEEDDAALAARQKHTTHLPMDWCLKTRIRFFCPSELPATQLKTSQLASGLTSFVRCFDTNHSDSTLDISDATRFNQCTYYWQHPHLPWLTLFPRSAKENNGITIGDRERKALAEEWDYSFRGLFQLLRARQCPYFYLCANSFTVLFRAAGCGGRAEMHALVTPSTRGMRNALRQEGIEYTMPLKKDVNGGSSSLNGSLTEEPSNEAKPKTEADTTGAGKEQDEEDDDDEWLESLGVDERELRRIQTTHARKLQAAEMSEDFSDNSLLLIEGVECQGLFSYLLNAKSTITSVGRLAGVPPTLLSSVAFPKATMQHLVPRSKKVRLDGVDYHSIDIKGLLLPTFLPSVAALLCETRQMFSATLASSLNTLSFSKATQKLLESAPEEAQVAGEQVFGEQNLSECGLLPSVVGSICRTGEHAVGLLERVCYQRGEGYAWS is encoded by the exons ATGTCCGGCGAGACGAGTTTAAGTGCCAAATGGACGCGACCCGATGAT TTTATAAAGCTACAGCGGCTTaaacagaagaagaaacaaTTGGCAGCACGTGtaagcagcaataacaacaataataaactaatCGAGCTAGATGAGAATGATAAGTGCAAGCTGCTGGAAGCTAAAATAGCGCAGAAGCGCAAGAATCCATTTGCCAA GTCCATAGATGGCGCCAAGAAGCAAAAGATCGACGatcccacaacaacaacaactggcagcGCATCTTTAACGCCGCCACAGGATTGCTTTGTGCGTGAGACACCCACACGTCCACAACCCGCCAAATTGGTGCTACAGAAGTTCGATGCACAGGCCTTTGCGAAGCTGTTGCATCAACAGCATGCCGCACAAGCCGACGAAGAGGATGACGCTGCGTTGGCCGCACGACAGAAGCATACGACGCATCTTCCTATGGACTGGTGCCTGAAGACGCGAATACGTTTCTTCTGTCCCAGCGAACTGCCTGCCACGCAACTGAAGACCTCTCAATTGGCTAGCGGTCTCACAAGCTTTGTGCGCTGCTTCGATACAAATCACAGCGACAGTACTTTGGACATCTCAGATGCCACACGCTTCAACCAGTGTACCTACTATTGGCAACATCCGCATCTGCCTTGGCTCACCCTGTTTCCGCGCAGCGCCAAGGAGAACAATGGCATCACCATTGGTGACAGGGAACGCAAAGCGCTTGCAGAGGAATGGGATTATAGTTTTCGTGGTCTCTTCCAGCTGTTGCGTGCCCGGCAGTGTCCCTACTTTTATTTGTGTGCCAACTCGTTTACGGTGCTATTTCGTGCGGCTGGTTGTGGAGGACGTGCTGAGATGCATGCGCTGGTGACGCCATCTACGCGAGGAATGCGGAACGCACTGCGACAAGAGGGCATCGAGTATACCATGCCGCTGAAGAAGGATGTCAACGGTGGTAGCAGTAGTTTAAATGGAAGTTTAACAGAGGAACCATCAAATGAAGCAAAGCCCAAAACTGAAGCAGATACAACAGGTGCTGGCAAGGAGCAAGATGAGgaagacgacgatgatgagTGGCTGGAGAGTTTAGGCGTGGATGAGCGCGAGCTGCGGCGGATTCAAACGACGCATGCACGCAAACTGCAGGCGGCAGAGATGAGTGAGGATTTCAGCGACAATTCACTGCTGCTCATCGAAGGCGTCGAGTGTCAGGGACTCTTCAGTTATCTGCTCAATGCCAAGAGCACCATTACCAGCGTTGGTCGCTTGGCCGGCGTGCCGCCAACGTTGCTCTCTTCGGTCGCCTTTCCCAAGGCCACCATGCAGCACTTGGTGCCACGCTCGAAGAAAGTGCGTTTGGATGGTGTCGATTATCACAGCATCGACATCAAGGGACTGCTGCTACCCACATTCCTGCCCAGCGTTGCCGCGCTGCTTTGTGAGACGCGACAAATGTTCAGCGCCACTTTGGCCAGCAGCTTGAATACCTTGTCCTTTAGCAAGGCCACGCAGAAGCTACTGGAATCAGCGCCCGAGGAAGCGCAAGTTGCTGGCGAGCAGGTGTTTGGCGAACAAAATCTGTCGGAATGCGGTCTACTGCCCTCTGTAGTCGGATCCATCTGCAGGACGGGCGAGCATGCCGTGGGATTGCTAGAGCGCGTTTGCTATCAGCGTGGAGAAGGCTATGCTTGGAGTTGA
- the LOC132786857 gene encoding DNA-directed RNA polymerases I, II, and III subunit RPABC2, whose product MDDGDYDNDDVGADDFDDADDDVDDDIAQEEEVDNIEIITPGTAGGGGVPKSKRITTKYMTKYERARVLGTRALQIAMCAPIMVELDGETDPLQIAMKELKQKKIPIIIRRYLPDHSYEDWSIDELIMVDN is encoded by the exons ATGGATGATGGAGATTATGATAACGACGA TGTTGGCGCCGACGATTTCGATGATgctgacgacgacgtcgacgatgaCATCGCCCAGGAGGAGGAAGTGGACAACATTGAAATCATAACACCCGGCACCGCTGGTGGCGGTGGCGTGCCCAAGTCCAAGCGCATCACTACCAAGTACATGACTAAATATGAGCGTGCGCGCGTCTTGGGAACAAGAGCGCTACAAATTGCCATGTGTGCGCCAATTATGGTTGAGTTGGATGGTGAAACAGATCCTCTACAGATTGCAATGAAGGAATTGAAGCAGAAGAAGATACCCATCATTATACGACGCTATCTGCCCGATCATTCATACGAAGACTGGAGCATAGACGAGCTGATCATGGTGGATAATTAA
- the LOC132786854 gene encoding transcription factor Ouib encodes MDIGSLSEVCRVCANKIKDKKRQRHIFNYLRGKLLQNLKLITGVKLLPNESLPNFICERCNSELELAIKFRERCIFSQNYLEDLLKKQYEELSAKNELSEELIDEAELEYQEEPVAFEEDKVWEEENYTEKSDDDNVKHISEEAEEIEEVFEIAEVEQEEQEQPKNNKRHMVLLQENRPTKRLRNFFICEECGGFFNKEKDYNNHMKGHMEHKESPQFFPCCQCTAHFSTKTMLKQHRRDVHNGNRLFKCGICGEEFLEHTAKQRHEIAHSNERPYPCLECEETFTSVAELRLHSATHSLHTTKEIRVEDETFPCVQCEENFDSDAELREHFEIHCQGFFRCEPCNEEFATYNELNKHSSTYAHQCAVRDEMEMLYAEDENEEEQYLD; translated from the exons atggATATAGGCAGCTTGAGTGAAGTTTGCCGCgtttgtgcaaataaaataaaggaTAAGAAACGACAGCGCCACATATTTAACTATCTGCGCGGCAAACTTCTGCAAAATCTCAAGCTTATAACTGGAGTCAAG CTGTTGCCAAATGAAAGTTTACCCAACTTTATATGCGAGCGTTGCAACTCTGAATTAGAGTTGGCAATCAAGTTTCGAGAGCGCTGCATCTTCTCACAGAATTATTTGGAGGACCTACTGAAGAAACAATACGAAGAGTTGTCGGCAAAAAATGAACTCTCTGAGGAGTTGATCGACGAAGCTGAACTGGAATACCAAGAAGAGCCTGTGGCCTTTGAGGAGGATAAGGTTTGGGAGGAGGAAAACTACACAGAAAAGTCCGATGATGATAATGTGAAACATATAAgtgaagaagcagaagaaataGAGGAAGTATTCGAAATTGCAGAAGTAGAGCAAGAGGAACAGGAACAGCCAAAGAATAACAAAAGACACATGGTGTTGTTGCAAGAAAATCGCCCAACTAAGCGTCTGCGGAACTTCTTTATATGCGAGGAATGTGGCGGATTcttcaataaagaaaaagacTACAATAATCACATGAAAGGGCACATGGAGCACAAGGAGTCGCCACAGTTCTTTCCATGTTGCCAGTGCACGGCACACTTCTCAACAAAGACAATGCTAAAACAGCATCGACGTGACGTGCACAATGGAAATCGACTTTTCAAATGCGGCATTTGTGGCGAAGAATTTTTGGAGCACACTGCCAAGCAGCGACATGAGAT CGCGCACAGCAATGAGCGACCATATCCCTGCCTAGAATGTGAAGAGACTTTTACTAGCGTTGCCGAGCTGCGCTTACATTCCGCCACTCATTCTCTGCACACAACAAA AGAAATAAGAGTCGAAGACGAAACATTTCCATGTGTGCAGTGCGAGGAGAATTTCGACAGTGACGCAGAACTTCGagaacattttgaaatacaCTGCCAGGGCTTCTTTAg GTGTGAGCCCTGTAATGAGGAATTTGCAACCTACAATGAACTGAATAAACATTCAAGTACTTACGCACACCAATGCGCAGTTAGAGACGAGATGGAGATGCTGTATGCTGAGGACGAGAATGAGGAAGAACAGTATTTagattaa
- the LOC132786855 gene encoding neuroendocrine protein 7B2 encodes MFAQPKGICLLLGCLSVLFEASVAVQGFQSKDSVFADVLLSELLNRMDNDMQVGYYDVDNEGDLEAAAAAAAAADKDNVDLVTRSEYTRLCNGGRDCMLQSANSNPSLRDQEFMQHSSLWGHQYVTGGMGEGQSRYNTIVKTDASLPAYCNPPNPCPEGYDMETMGGNCINDFQNTAIYSREFQAAQDCTCDNEHMFDCADQENAAANEADNSDMNAAVEKFLMQQFGNDNNVLSSANGVVKKAAHMAGLRMDTLPNPFLQVGPDDRLPIAAKKGQYALPLIYLQLQHV; translated from the exons ATGTTCGCCCAACCGAAAG GAATTTGTTTGTTACTGGGATGTCTCTCTGTGCTTTTTGAAGCCTCTGTGGCCGTGCAGGGATTTCAGTCTAAGGATAGCGTCTTTGCCGATGTCCTGCTGTCTGAATTGTTGAATCGTATGGACAACGATATGCAGGTGGGCTACTATGATGTGGACAACGAGGGAGATTtggaagcagctgctgccgctgccgccgcagcTGATAAGGATAATGTGGATCTAGTGACGCGTTCGGAATACACCAGACTGTGCAATGGCGGTCGCGATTGTATGCTGCAATCGGCAAATAGCAACCCATCATTGCGGGATCAGGAGTTCATGCAGCACAGCTCGCTGTGGGGTCATCAGTATGTGACCGGCGGGATGGGCGAGGGTCAGAGTCGTTACAATACCATCGTGAAGACCGATGCCAGTTTGCCCGCCTATTGCAACCCACCAAATCCCTGCCCCGAGGGCTATGACATGGAGACTATGGGTGGCAATTGCATCAATGATTTCCAGAATACCGCAATCTATAGTCGTGAATTCCAGGCTGCCCAGGATTGCACCTGCGACAATGAGCATATGTTTGATTGTGCCGACCAGGAGAACGCAGCTGCCAACGAAGCTGACAACAGTGATATGAATGCTGCCGTCGAGAAGTTCCTCATGCAGCAGTTTGGCAACGACAATAATGTGCTGAGCAGTGCTAACGGAGTGGTTAAGAAGGCCGCTCACATGGCCGGACTACGTATGGATACTTTACCCAACCCATTCCTTCAGGTTGGCCCAGACGATCGTCTGCCTATTGCAGCCAAAAAAGGGCAATATGCTCTTCCACTAATCTATCTCCAGCTACAACATGTTTGA